The Streptomyces laurentii region CGTCCTCGCCTTCGCCCGCGACGCGTGCTGGCAGGACGAACGCCCGCGCCGCGCGCTGCTGCACTCGCCGCACGCCTTCGACGCCTCGACCTGCGAGATCTGGGTGCCGCTGCTGTCCGGCGGCGAGGTCGTCGTGGCCCCGCCCGGCGAGGTCGACGGTGCCGTCGTCCGGGCCGCCGGCCTCACCGACGTCCTGCTGGTCTCCGGCCTCTTCCAGGTCGTTGCCGAGGAGGACCCGGACTGCTTCGCCGGCCTGCGCGAGGTCATGACCGGCGGCGACGTGATCAGCCCCGCCGCGGTCCGCGCGGTCCTGCGCCGCCACCCGGACCTGCGGATCCGCGCCACGTACGGACCCACCGAACTCACCATGTGCTCCGTGCAGATGCCCCTGTGCGACCCGGACACGGTGCCGGACAGCGTCCCGCTCGGCCGGCCGATGGACGACACCGCCGTCTACCTGCTCGACGACCGGCTGCGGCCGGTGCCCGTCGGGGTGATCGGCGAGCTGTACGCGTCCGGAGCCGGCCTGGCGCGCGGATACGCCGGCCGCGCCGGCCTGACCGCCGAACGCTTCACCGCCGACCCCTTCGGCGCGCCCGGCACCCGGATGTACCGCACCGGCGACCTCGCCCGGTGGCGCGCCGACGGAACCCTCGAATTCGCCGGCCGGGCCGACAGCCAGGTGAAGATCCGCGGCTTCCGGGTCGAACCCGGCGAGGTGGAGAGCGTGCTGGTCCGGCACCCGCACGTGGCCCAGGCCCATGTGCACGCCCGCGAGGACCGGCCCGGCGACAAGCGCCTCGTCGGCTATCTGGTGCCCGCCGTCCCGGCGCCCGACCTCGTCGGGATCCGTGCCGCGGCGGCGTCCGTGCTCCCGCCGTACATGGTGCCCGCCGCGCTCGTCCCGCTCGACCAGCTGCCGCTCACCCCGAACGGCAAGATCGACCGGCGGCTGCTGCCGGCCCCCGACGAGGCCGACGCCGGCACGGAGTACGTGGCACCGCGCGACGACCGGGAACGCGCCCTGTGCGCCCTGTTCGCCGAGGTGCTGCGTGTCCCGCGGGTCGGCGTGCACGACGGCTTCTTCGCGCTCGGCGGCCACTCGCTCCTTGCGATCCGGCTGATCAACCGGATCCGGAGCACCTTCGACGCGGACCTCGGCGTGGCGACCCTGTTCCAGGCGCCCACCGTCGCCGAACTCGCCGGCAGGCTCGGCGCGCCGGACGGCGGCGGCCGGATCCCGGCCGTCCCGCGGACCGCCCCGCTGCCGCTCTCGTACCAACAGGAAGGGCTGTGGTTCCTCCACCAGCTCGACCCCGAATCCCCGGTCTACAACGTGCCGTTGGCGCTGCGCCTGCGCGGCCGGCTCGACACGGACCGCCTCGCCCGGGTCCTGGGCCGGCTCGTCGCCCGGCACGAGAGCCTGCGCACCCGGTTCGTCGCGGTCGACGGCGTCCCCGTCCAGGTGGCCGATCCCGCCGACGCCGTACCGGCCTCGTGGCCGCTCCCGGTGACCCCGACCCACCCCGACGACGTGCCGCAGGCGCTCGCCGAAGCCGCCACCCGGCCCTTCGACCTGGCCGCCGAATCGCTGCTGCGCACCGAACTGCTGCGGCTCGGCCCGACCGAACACGTGCTGGTGCTCTGCACCCACCACATCATCGCGGACGGCTGGTCGGCGGGCGTCCTGCTCGACGAACTGTCCACCCTGTACGGCGACATGGACGCCACGCTCCCGGCCCTGGACATCCAGCCCGCCGACCACGCGGTCTGGCAGCGCGCCCGACCTGCCGACGACATCCTGGACGAGCAGCTCGGATACTGGCGCGAACAACTCCACGCCCTGCCGGAGTTGGACTTCCCGACCGACCGCCCGCGCGGCACCGCGTCCGGACACCCCGGCGCCACGGTGGAACTCCTCCTCGACGCCGGCCTCGGCGCCTCGCTGCGCCGGCTCGCCGACACCGAACGCGGATCGCTGCTGTCCGTCCTGATGGCCGGATTCCTGGTCGTCCTGTCCCGGCACACCGGACAGGACGACATCGGGATCGGCTCGGTGTTCTACGGCCGCCACCGCCCCGAACTCGAACCGCTGGTCGGCTACTTCGCCAACACCGTCGTGCTGCGCGCCGACGTCGCCGGCAACCCGGACTTCCGCGAGCTGACCCGCCGCTGCGAGCAGGCCGTACGTGGCGCCACCGCACACCAGGACCTCCCCTTCAGCACCCTGGTCGAAGAGCTGCGCCCCGCCCGCGAACCGGGCCGCAACCCGCTCTTCCAGATCAGCCTCACCCTGCACGCCGACGAGGCCGCCGACGCCGCGCCCGCGCTCGGCCCGGTCACCGCCGAACCGCTGCCCGTGGCCGGCTCGGTCGCCCGCTTCGACCTGGCCGCGCACGCCACCGTCACCGCCGACGGCGGACTGCGGCTGCAGGCCGAGTACGCCACCGACCTGTTCGACACCGACCGGATCACCCGACTCCTCGGACACCTGGGCCGCGTCCTGACCCGGGCGGCCGAGGCCCCCGACACGTCCGTCCACGACTTCGTCCTGACCGGCCCGGACGAGACGGCGCTGCTGCGGCAGTGGAGCGCCGCCCGGCGCGAGGTGCCGGTCGACGCCTCGCTGTGGGACCTGTTCGCCGAACAGGTCCGGCTGCGCCCCGACGCGGTGGCCGTGGTCGCGGGCGACGCACGCACCACGTACCGCGAACTGGCCTGGCGAGCCGAGCGGTTGGCCGCCCGGCTGGCCCATCGGGGCGTCACGCGGGGCAGCCTGGTCGGCCTGTGCGTCCGCCGCGACACCGACCTCGTCACCGGCATCCTCGGCATCCTGCGCGCCGGCGCCGCGTACGTCCCCCTGGACCCCGACTACCCGGCACAGCGGCTGGCGTACATGGCCGACGACGCGGGCCTCGCGGTGGTGGTCACCCAGAGCGGACTCGACGTGCCCGCGGCCGCGCTGACGCTGGACGACGACACCGACGGCGACCTTCCCGTACCGGCCCTGACCGTCACGGCCGCCGACCTGGCCTACCTGATCTACACCTCGGGCTCGACCGGCGCGCCCAAGGCGGTCACCGTCCCGCACGGGCAGGTCGTCCGGCTGCTGCGGGCCACCCGGGACTGGTTCGGGTTCGACGAGCGGGACGTGTGGACGCTGTTCCACTCGTACGCCTTCGACTTCTCCGTCTGGGAACTGTGGGGCGCGCTCGTCCACGGCGGCCGGCTGGTCGTGGTGCCGTTCTGGCAGACCCGCTCGCCCGAGGACTTCCAGCGGCTGCTGGCCCGCGAGAAGGTCACCGTGCTCAATCAGACCCCGGCCGCCTTCCGGCAGTTGGCCGCCGCGAACGAGGAGCGGCCGGAGCGACTCTCCCTGCGGTACGTGATCTTCGGAGGCGACGCGCTCGATGTCGACGCCGTACGCCGCTGGTTCGACCGGCACGGCGAGGACCGGCCGCGGCTGGTCAACATGTACGGCATCACCGAGACCACGGTCCACGTCACGTACTGCCCGCTGACCCGGGAGCTGCTGCGGGACAACACCAGCCCCATTGGCGAGCCGATCCCCGACCTGTCGCTGTGGGTCGTCGACCCGGCCGGACAGCCCGCCCCCCTCGGCGTACCGGGCGAACTCCTCGTCGGCGGCGCCGGGTTGTCCTGGGGCTATCTGCACCGGCCCGGCCTGAGCGCCGAACGCTTCGTCGCCGACCCGTTCGGCGCGCCCGGCGCCCGGCTCTACCGCTCCGGCGACCTCGCCCGGCGTCGCGCCGACGGCGGCCTCGAATACCTGGGCCGTATCGACCAGCAAGTCAAGATCCGCGGGTTCCGGATCGAACTCGGCGAGATCGAGACCGTACTCGCCGCACACCCGCACGTCGACCACGCGTGCGTGACCGTCCGCGACGACCGTCTCGTCGGCTACATGGTGGCCAAGCCGGGCGCCGACCTCGGCGACCTCACGGAACTCCGCGCGCACCTCGCGGCCCATCTGCCCGACTACATGGTGCCGTCCGCGCTCGTGCCGGTGGAACGCATCGGCATGACCGCCAACGGCAAGGTCGACCGGGCCGCGCTGCCCGCACCCGAGACGAGCCGCACCAGCGCGTTCGTCGCCCCGCGCGACGCCACCGAGCGGGCGGTCGCCCGCGTCTGGGCCGGTCTGCTCGGCACCGACCGGATCGGCGTCCACGACAGCTTCTTCGACCTGGGAGGCAGCTCGCTCGACCTGACCCGGCTGCGGGCCGAGATCCGCCGCGAGTTCGGCGTCGAACTGGACGTACGCGACCTGTACGCGACACCGACCGTGGAGAGGACCGCCATGCTGCTCGACCCGTCCCGCCGGAACCCGTCCGGGAAGCCGGACGCGCCGAACCAGCCGGGCCAGGCCGGCGTGTCCCGGACCTCACCCCTCGTACCGATCAAGCCCACCGGCAGCCGGCCGCCGCTCTTCCTCGTCCACGCCGTCGGCGGATCCGTGGTGCCGTACCTGCCGCTGGCCCGCCTGACCGACCCCGACCAGCCGCTGTACGGACTGGAGGACCCCGGCCTCGACGGCGGCCCGGTCACCACCTCGCTCACCGACCTGGCCGCGCACTACGTCGACGCGATCCGTGCCGTCCAGCCGCACGGCCCCTACCATCTCGGCGGCTGGTCCCTGGGCGGTCTGGTGGCCACGGAGATGGCCGGTCAGCTGACCGCCGCGGGCGAACCGGTCGCGCTGGTCGTCATGCTGGACACCGGAATGCCTCCGTACCTGGGCACGGACCTGCCGGACCGCGCGGCCCTCCTCGGCGGCTTCGTCCACGACCTGGCCGGCCAGGCGGGCGTCCCGGCACCCCCGTACGACGAGGCGGCGTTCCACGGCCTCGCGCCGGACCGCCAGGACGAGCTGCTGCTCGACCTCCTGGAGGGCGCCGGGCTCGTCCCGGCGGGCATCCGGGAGGACATGCGGGACCGGATCAGGGTCTTCGAGGCCAACACCCGCGCCCTGCTCCGCCACCGCCCGGGCCCGGTCGACGCCCGCCTCGTCCTGCTGTCCGCCCAGCAGCAGCCGCGCCGGCCGAAGACCCGCCCGTGGCGCGTCCTGGCCCGGCGCGGCTTCGAACTCCACACGGTCCCCGGCGACCACCACACCATGCTGCGACAGCCCCACCTGACGACCCTGGCGGAGAGCCTGCGGGGCATCCTGGAACGGCTGAGCCAGTCCTGAAGCGCGGCCCCGGCCGGGCGGGTTGCCGCCCGGTCCGCCGTCGTACGCTTGCGGCGAGGTGATGACATGTCGCTCCAAGAGAACGTCCGGAACCATCGGCGACGCCGGGGATGGACGCAAGAACGACTCGCCGAAGAGGCCGATCTCTCGGTGGGCACCGTCCGCAAGGTGGAGCAGGGCGGAACCGCCTCGGTCGAGACGATCCACACACTCGCCCGCGCCCTCGGCACCACGACATCCAGCCTCTTCGCGTCCGAGGCGCCCGCACCCGTCCGCGAAGCCGAGGGCGACGGACCGAAGCTGACCGGGCTGCGCAGGGCGCTCATGCCTCCCATCGGACTGACGCCGGTGGCGGCCGATCACGCCGACCGGCGAGATCTCCACTCGCTCCAATCGGACATCACCGACTCGCACCTCCTGTACCAGGCCGACCGCTACAACTCCGTGGCCAAGCGTCTGCCCGGCATCCTGCGCGCCGGTGAGGCGGCCGTAGCCCTGAGCGACGGAGACGAACGCCGGCAGGCGATCGCCACGCGCGCCTGCGCCTTCCTGCTGGCCGGGAAGTACCTCACCCAGGTCCGGCGCTACGACATGGCCTACCACGCCCTCTCGCGGGCCATCACGGACGCTCGCGGCATGGGCAGCACCCAACTGGCCGTCACGGGCGTCGTCGGGATGTGCTGGCTTCTCCTGCGTCAGGACCGTTTCGACGAGGCCGAACAACTGGCCACCGCCACGGCCGACCAGGTCGAGCCGCGTCTTTCGACCGCCACGCCGGCCCAGTGGGCCATCTGGGGCGAGCTCCTTCTGCGTGTGGCCTCCGCCGCGATGCGGAACAACCGACCGGATGTCGCCCAGCAGGCTCGGCGCATGGCGGCGACGGCTGCCAGCGCTCTGGATCGCGAGCACGTCGACTTCCAGGAGCACTGGGCCACGTTCGGGCCGGTGACGGCCGAGACGAAACGCATCGAGGACCTGTCCCTGATCGGAGACGCGCGCGGCGTGTTGAACCTGGCCGACACGGGGCTCGTCGGCGCCCAGGCGCTCGCGGCATACGGCCGGCCGGGCATGAACACCTGGGGACGCCATCGCCTGGACGTGGCGCGAGCGCACGTACAACTCGGTTCGCACCAGGACGCGATGAACGAGCTGACCGGCCTCAAGGCGACAGCCTCGGAGTGGCTGAGGCATCAGAACATCGCACGCCACGTCATGGGGGACATCCTCGCGAAGCGCAAGCGCACGCTGACGGACGACATGCGTGAGATGGCCTCTCACCTGGGCATCGTCGGCTGACTACCACGCTGCCTGGCACCTCGCGACCGCCGGCCGGAGAAGTCCCACCCAGCGTGTCTGGGCGACTTCCGCGCGCCACCGTAGCTTCGGATCATGGCAACAACAGAGGACAACGGAACGACCATTGCGCCCAAGGACTGTGTGCTCGGCGCCTTGATGATGGACGTCGGCCGCGGTGTGGCCGGCATCGTCATGGGACGGGATGACGGGGTCCGCGTACAGCTCCGCCCGCTCAACGGCGGCCGGGAGTGGGACGCGGACCGCGTTCGGCACCTGACGTCACACGAGGAGCTGCGCGTCCGTTGTGCTGCGCGCAACGAGATGATGAGGAGGCGCGGCCTGTGAGCGGTCCGACGACGATCATCAACCCCATGCTCCCGGACCGCTCCGTGACAACCGGACGGCCGAACCAACCGAGCCCGGCCGGCCCGAAAGACGTGGGCCGTGGGCCGCTCAGGAGCCCGGTGACAGGACTCGGCCCGGCAGATAGCGGACCGGACTTCGGCCAGAACACCGATGGACTCCACGGTCCGCCACGGTGGAGACTTCGGGCTGCCCCGTCAGTCGGCCCGGCCGGAAGTACCCTTCGGACCGACCCGGCCGGACGGCACTATTCTCCCGGCTCCTTCCGCTCAGGAGGAACTTGTGCGAGTCATCCGCAGATCCCGCGCCACCTTCCGGCGTCTCGTCGTGAGCGCCGTCGCCGTGGCCTCCCTGGTCGGCTCCGGTCTCGTCTCCGCCCAGCCCGCGATGGCAGCTCCGGTGTTCCAAGCACCGTTCGCTTGCGGTGAGACATGGCGCGGAGCCACCCGGTCGGACCACAACGACTACCACTCGATCGACTTCAACTGGGGTTCGGGCAGCGACGACTACCTGCGCCCGGTGCATGCCAGCGCTGCCGGCAAAGTGACCGGATCCGGTGTCTACAACGACGGTGTGTCCTACGTCCTCGTCGACCACGGCGGCGGCTGGGCCACCCGGTACCTGCACATGCAGGTCGGCAGCCTGCTGCCGGTCGGCACCACGGTGCGGATGGGTCAGGTGGTCGGCAAGGTCAGCGATGTCGGCTCACCCGGCGCGTACCACCTGCACTTCGAGCAGCGCTACAACGGCGAGATCGTCGCGGCCACGTTCGACGGCGTGCCCTTCTCCTACCCCGACCAGTCCGTCACCAGCCGGAACTGCGGTGGCGCCGCGTCCGGCGGCTTCGGAGACTGGTCGGGGGACGGCAAGGCGGACGTGCTGGCCCGGCAAGCCTCCACTGGCAACCTGTACCTCTACAAGGGCACGGGCGCGGGCAAGCTCCAGACAGGCAACACCCAGATCGGCAGCGGCTGGGGCGGGATGGACGCCCTTGTACGCCACGGCGATTTCGACGGCGACGGCTCCGAGGACGTGGTGGCACGGGAAGCCTCCACCGGTGATCTCTACCTCTACCGGGGCAACGGCACGGGTGGATTCCAGACCGGCAACACGAAGATCGACAACGGCTGGAACGGTATGGACGCCATCCTCAGCCCCGGAGATTTCGACGGAGATGGCAACGCCGACATCCTTGCGCGTCAAGAAGCCACCGGTGATCTCTACCTCTACCGGGGCAATGGCGCCGGAGGGCTCCAGACCGGCAACACGAAGATCGACAACGGCTGGAACGGTATGGACGCCATCCTCAGCCCCGGAGATTTCGACGGAGATGGCAACGCCGACATCCTTGCGCGTCAAGAAGCCACCGGTGATCTCTACCTCTACCGGGGCAATGGCGCCGGAGGGCTCCAGACCGGCAACACGAAGATCGACAACGGCTGGAACGGTATGGACGCCATCCTCAGCCCCGGAGATTTCGACGGAGATGGCAACGCCGACATCCTTGCGCGTCAAGAAGCCACCGGTGATCTCTACCTCTACCGGGGCAATGGCGCCGGAGGGCTCCAGACCGGCAACACGAAGATCGACAACGGCTGGAACGGTATGGACGCCATCCTCAGCCCCGGAGATTTCGACGGAGATGGCAACGCCGACATCCTTGCGCGTCAAGAAGCCACCGGTGATCTCTACCTCTACCGGGGCAATGGCGCCGGTGGACTTCAGACCGGCAACACGAAGATCGACAACGGCTGGAACGGCATGAACGCCGTCTTCTGAGCGCGGCGGTCCTGAAGGCCGAGGCCACGCTTCCCGCATCCGCCGGGCCTACACGGCCTCGGACTTCAAGATCCTGACCAGTCCGGAAGCGGCAGGCTCCGGCAGGAACAGGGCGGTCCGCGCATGGGGGGCGGATCTCCGGGGACCTTGGCATCAAGGCGTTGGTGCCGCTGTCTCAAGTGATGGGACAGCTCCGGGTGAAGGGGATGTCGGGCAGGAAGGTCTTCCATGCCGCCTTCGAGAGGGGGCCGTTCGCTCGCCGGCAGACCGTGGTGGCCGCGGTGCGCGGGTCGATTCGGTATGCCGCGAGATCCACGTGTTCTCCTGACACCCGCAAGGTGGAGCCGTCGGCGCTGAAGCCCAGGGCCGTGACGAAGTCCCCGGCCGTGGGCATGGGAAGGCCCAGCGGCATGCGGGAGTCGACATCCCAGATCTGGATGGTGCCTCCGGCTTCGACCGCCAGCAGCCGCGAGTCCGGGGAGAAAGCCAGGCTGGTGACCACGGGCGGCGGGTAGGAGAGGTCCGCGGGCTTCACCTCCCCGATGAGTTCGCAGGCCTGCCCGTCCCACAACATCACACGTCCCGTCTCGTCTCCGGTGGCCAGCAGCGCGCCGTTCGGACTGAAGGTCAGGGCGATACCCGAACTGCGGACGCGTCGTTCCACCGCGGGCCGACCGTCCCGTCGTAGGTCCCGGACCGCGCCGTCGGAGGTGACGAACATGCTGCCATCGGGGGCTACGCCGAGTGCGTTGCCCTGGACTCCGGGCCAGGATCTGACTACTGCGCGGCGGCGTGGATCCCACAGGTGGGTCGAGCCGAGGGTCGGGGGCTGGGTCAGGAGCAGGAACCGGCCGTCGGACGTGTAGCTCACCGCGCCGAGTTCCGGAAGGCCGGGAATGCGGCCCTCGGGCACGACGAGGTCCTGGGTGTCGGTGACACGACGTCGGTTCACGTCCCAGAAAGCCATATGTGGGGGCGTGGGCTGCTCGATGTCCCCCGACTGGATCCCGTACACGAGTACGCGGCTGTCGGGTCGGAACGCGAGGAGCGGCTCGCAGAGGGTGTAGGGGTTTCCTGGAGGCCCGCAGGGCATGGAGGGCAGCTCGGTCCAGCCGCCGGCGGGCCGGAGGTCGCGGAGGCGGAAGCTCATCCGGTTTCCTTGCTGGCGTGCGACCACGAGAAGGGTGCCGTCGGCGCTGAACCGGGCGCCGGTGGCTGGGGCGGGCCGCCACTCGGGGGCCAGGATGCGACGTATGTCGAGCGTGCGTACGGCACTTCCCCAGTGGAGTGACGAAGGAGCTCCGACCATATAGGACAGACGGCCGGCCGCGAGGTCGAAGCGCAGCTGGCCGGCGTCCTCGCCTGCGAGCGGGAACCGGTATACCGGCCGGCGTTGCGTCTCCGGGCCGATGCGCCAGATCAGCAGCTCTTTTCGGTCCGTCGCCGCCACGAATCGTCCGTCAGGGCTGAAGCGGACCTCGGTGGGTTTGGGGTGGGTGACCAGGCGTCGCTCTTTGCCTGTGGCAAGTTCCCAGGAGCGGATTCCGTCGCCGTCGGCCAGTACGAGGGCGCGGGAGTCGTGGGTGAACTGCGCCGCCTCGTTGACGCATGCGTCGCGGGACATGGTGGGCGCCCACGGTGCGTCGAGTCTGCGGCGCCGTGCCACGTCCCAGAGCTGCAGGGGCTCTCCCGGCAGGCACCAGGCCAGCAGAGCGTCGTCGCGGCTGATGACCACGTCCTGGACGAGCAGCACGTCGCGCTTCTCGTCGGTGTGCTGACGCTCCAGGGCGGAGGAGGTGGCCGGGACGAACCCGTCGCCGTTTCGGGACTCGCGCCAGGGCAGGGGAGGAAGCGACAGTCGGACCGCTCCGGTGGCCGTGTCGCGTAGGACGGTGCGCATCCTGCGGGGCGTGCCTGGGGCGGGCGGGGCGGTCTCGTAGGTGACGAGGAGCCGCCCGCTCGGCCCCAAGTTGGCTCCGCCGCCAAGCTCCGTCGACAGAGGCCGTCCCGTACGGCCGGTGGCGAGGTCCCGGAGGCCGACCCTGCGGGGGCTGGACGTGTCTTCGCCGAAGTCCAGGACCCGTGGTCCGTCGCTTCTCATGGGCGCCGTGTGGTTCAGCGAGGCACCGAGGCCCGGCATGACGCGCCGCTGCCGCCCCGTCCGTACGTCCCACTCGACGACGCTCTTGCTGCCGATACTGAGCAGGGTGCGGCCGTCGTCGCTCAGGCGCCGCATCGTGTCGCCGGAGGTGTCGGGGTCGGTGAACAGGTTCTGCTGGGGTTGCGTCATGGCGCTCAGCAGGGTCGCCCTCGTCTCGGGCAGATCGGCCACGTTCCAGGCCGCGAGGCTCAGCCGCATGGAGGTGACCGGGTCGGATTGGCGCAGGCTCTCGGCTGTGCCCGCGATGCGGCGCGCCTCGTGCTCGACGCGGCGCCGTTCGCTGATCCGGTTCTGCTGCCAGGCCACCAGCCCCACCAGCACGGCGAGTGCCAGCAGGACCGACAGCGCGCCGACGCCTACACGGCTGCGGCGCTGTGCGCGCAGAGCCGCCCTGTTGCTCGCGGCGAGGAACCGGGCCTCCAGCGCCGTGAGTTCGCCGCTCGGATCCGGCCGCTCCGGGAAGTACTCCCGTGCGGTGGTCAGCCGCAGGCCCCGGTACAGAGCCCCGGGGTCGCGGCCGAGCGCGTGCCACCCGACAGCGGCCTCGGTGAGGTGGCGGTGGCAGCGGATTCGCTCTCGGTCCTCGTCGATCCAGCCGCGCAGGCGTGGCCAGGCGGTGAGCAGTGCCTCATGGGCGAGGTCGACGGTGTCGTGGTCGAGGGTGATCAGGCGGGCGCGGACGAGCCGCTCGACGACGACGGCCAGGTCACCGGCTCCGTGGGATTCCTCCGGCTGGTCGGCCCGTTCCGCTTCTCCTGCCCGTTCTCGACCGGCGTGTTCGTCCGCGGGGAGGCCCAGTTCGGCGCGGGGGACCGGACGGCGGGTGTCCTGGGCACCCTGGCCGGGGGTGACCAGGCGCAGCAGCAGATGGCGGGCTGTCCGGCGCTGAGCGGGGCTGAGCCGCTCGTAGCATTCCTCGGCGGTATGGGCGATCGCGCCGGCCAGGCCGCCCGTCTCGTGGTACGCCGACTCGGTCAGCGTGCGGCCACGGCGCCGGCGCCAGGTCTCGAGCAGGGCGTGGGACATCAGGGGAAGGCCGCCGGGCTGATGATCGAGTTCCTCGACGATCCGGGCGGTCAGTGACCGTTCGACGAGGAGCCCTTGGGCGGCGGCGGGCCTGGTGATCGCATCGCGCAGTTCCTCCCGGCTCATCGGCCCGAGAAGAAACGTGCCGGCGCCGGCCGCGTCGGCGAGGCGGCGGTCCTGTGCGAGATGACCGAGGAAGTCGGCGCGTACCGCGATCAGCACACGGCCCCCGAGATCGGCACGTGTCGTGTCCAGGAGAGCCTTGATGAAGCGGGTGCGCTCGACGGGGTCGGCGCAGAGCGTGAACAACTCCTCGAACTGGTCGATGATGAGCAGGGACCGAGGGCTGGTGGCCGCGGGCGCCAGGAGCGCTGCGTGGGTGCCGGCCGGATGCGGGCCGGGGGTGAGGATCCTGATCACCGACGGTCTCCCGTCGGATTCCGGGAGGTGGCGTAGCAGGGGAACGAGTCCGGCCCGGATCAGGGACGACTTCCCGCTGCCGGAGGGGCCCGACAGTGCGGTGCAGGGGCGCGCCCGGACGAGTTCCGCCAGGTGTCCGGTGGTGCGGTCACGTCCGAAGAAGAGCGCGGTGTCGCCTGTCTCGAACCGGGCGAGTCCTCGGTACGGAGCCTCGGTCACGTCCATGCCGCCGGCGGCGAGCCGCTCCCCTGCGGCCTCCTGCTCGGCCGCGTGCCAGCGCTGTTCCCAGTCGGCCACGTCCCCGCCGCACGCCCGAACGTAGGCCAGGGCCACCGGAAGCGACGGAAGGTGCTCTCCTGCGGCCGCCTCCGCCAGGGTCGCCGTCGAATACCGGGCCTCGACCGCCATCGCGCGGTACGTGAGCGGTCCCGCCGCGTCCCGCAGCTTCCTCAGTTCGTGGGCGAACCGGGCCACCGGTCCGCTGCTCGGGTCAAGCTCTCGCTCACGGCGCCCCATCGCATCCCCCTGACCGGCGTCGGCACGACGGCCGCAAGCTACGCGGCCGGGCTCCGTGTTGCCAAGGGGTTCCTCGTCACGGCGTGTTCAGCCACGTCCCGCCCGGTCTCACGGCGACGCGAAGACGTTTGTCCGGAGTGATGAAAGCCGCCTGCCTGACAACCCACCGCCGGCGAACACTGAGGTCACGGAGGAGACCTACCGGCGGACAACGCCGTTGCCCGACTCCCCGTCCGCGATCCGCGATCCGCGCAGCGTGGCGCACACGTGCCCAGTCGGCGGGATCGCAGACCTGAGAGAAGGAGAACCCATGAACGTGTACAAGAAGGCGGCCGGCCTGCTGGCCGCCGCGGGAGCGGTCATCGTGTCGCTGCTTGCGACGGCAGCACCGGCGCAGGCGTACGGCAGCGAACTGAACGCAATGTACGAATCGGTGGACACCAGCACCTGCCCCTGCACCCTTTACGACCAGATCGACAACACCTACTTCGCCAAGGACTCCGGCGGCCTGGCCGTCAAGGCCCAGCTGTGGACCAGAAACGGCGACGTCGCCAAGGTGGAATTCCACCCCTACGACCAGAAGCTCTGGATCTACGACGCCGCCAACGACGGCGACACCGTCTACGTCACCCTCTACACGGCGAGGAAGGGCTGGTCCGCCATCTACTACGCGCCGGGCACCAGCAAGGACGTCGACAAGAACGTGATCGACTTCAGCAGCTGGCTCAACGAAGGGGAGGACGTGCTGGTCCGGATCAGCGACAACTCCGACGGGACCGACGTGATCGCC contains the following coding sequences:
- a CDS encoding cyclic nucleotide binding protein (identified by MetaGeneAnnotator; putative;~sequence version:1) encodes the protein MFPLSFAQQRLWFLNRLDTRAWTYNLPLALRLDGPLDTAALRLALGDLVARHESLRTVFPEIDGEPRQQVRDTVDVTEFVTEEDIPAGELDATLDQLARHAFDLTADLPLRVWLLRTGEHRHTLYLVLHHIVGDGWSTALLGRDLGEAYAARRAGAAPGWEPLPVQYADYALWQRELLDGPDGAELLAHWTKRLADLPDELPLPLDRPRPEVLGDDGGEIRLDLPAGLHARLLRLARESDASLFMVVHAALAALLTRLGAGTDIPLGTMDAGRADEDLEDLIGFFVNTLVLRLDTAGDPTFRELLARAREADLAALAHPELPFDRLVEALNPSRALNRHPLFQVALVLQNNAAAAYALDGLTVTELRNRAIAAHFDLSVSFTDRYADDGTPLDLSAQVVYRTDLFDRDTVTAFTHRLVRLLEAVADDPDRALGDLDLLDARERETVLYGWNGTTRPDPTTGLAQAFARQAARTPDAPAVSDAEGVLGYAELDRRSDLLAGHLSRRGVTAETRVAILQQRSADLIVSMLAVLKAGGCFVPLPLTAPTERLRDIVAGSGAELLLVDAPSRDHELATGIAIDTLTVTGFQATEADRAAVPAGAAHPEQAAYIMYTSGSTGAPKGVVTTQRGVLAFARDACWQDERPRRALLHSPHAFDASTCEIWVPLLSGGEVVVAPPGEVDGAVVRAAGLTDVLLVSGLFQVVAEEDPDCFAGLREVMTGGDVISPAAVRAVLRRHPDLRIRATYGPTELTMCSVQMPLCDPDTVPDSVPLGRPMDDTAVYLLDDRLRPVPVGVIGELYASGAGLARGYAGRAGLTAERFTADPFGAPGTRMYRTGDLARWRADGTLEFAGRADSQVKIRGFRVEPGEVESVLVRHPHVAQAHVHAREDRPGDKRLVGYLVPAVPAPDLVGIRAAAASVLPPYMVPAALVPLDQLPLTPNGKIDRRLLPAPDEADAGTEYVAPRDDRERALCALFAEVLRVPRVGVHDGFFALGGHSLLAIRLINRIRSTFDADLGVATLFQAPTVAELAGRLGAPDGGGRIPAVPRTAPLPLSYQQEGLWFLHQLDPESPVYNVPLALRLRGRLDTDRLARVLGRLVARHESLRTRFVAVDGVPVQVADPADAVPASWPLPVTPTHPDDVPQALAEAATRPFDLAAESLLRTELLRLGPTEHVLVLCTHHIIADGWSAGVLLDELSTLYGDMDATLPALDIQPADHAVWQRARPADDILDEQLGYWREQLHALPELDFPTDRPRGTASGHPGATVELLLDAGLGASLRRLADTERGSLLSVLMAGFLVVLSRHTGQDDIGIGSVFYGRHRPELEPLVGYFANTVVLRADVAGNPDFRELTRRCEQAVRGATAHQDLPFSTLVEELRPAREPGRNPLFQISLTLHADEAADAAPALGPVTAEPLPVAGSVARFDLAAHATVTADGGLRLQAEYATDLFDTDRITRLLGHLGRVLTRAAEAPDTSVHDFVLTGPDETALLRQWSAARREVPVDASLWDLFAEQVRLRPDAVAVVAGDARTTYRELAWRAERLAARLAHRGVTRGSLVGLCVRRDTDLVTGILGILRAGAAYVPLDPDYPAQRLAYMADDAGLAVVVTQSGLDVPAAALTLDDDTDGDLPVPALTVTAADLAYLIYTSGSTGAPKAVTVPHGQVVRLLRATRDWFGFDERDVWTLFHSYAFDFSVWELWGALVHGGRLVVVPFWQTRSPEDFQRLLAREKVTVLNQTPAAFRQLAAANEERPERLSLRYVIFGGDALDVDAVRRWFDRHGEDRPRLVNMYGITETTVHVTYCPLTRELLRDNTSPIGEPIPDLSLWVVDPAGQPAPLGVPGELLVGGAGLSWGYLHRPGLSAERFVADPFGAPGARLYRSGDLARRRADGGLEYLGRIDQQVKIRGFRIELGEIETVLAAHPHVDHACVTVRDDRLVGYMVAKPGADLGDLTELRAHLAAHLPDYMVPSALVPVERIGMTANGKVDRAALPAPETSRTSAFVAPRDATERAVARVWAGLLGTDRIGVHDSFFDLGGSSLDLTRLRAEIRREFGVELDVRDLYATPTVERTAMLLDPSRRNPSGKPDAPNQPGQAGVSRTSPLVPIKPTGSRPPLFLVHAVGGSVVPYLPLARLTDPDQPLYGLEDPGLDGGPVTTSLTDLAAHYVDAIRAVQPHGPYHLGGWSLGGLVATEMAGQLTAAGEPVALVVMLDTGMPPYLGTDLPDRAALLGGFVHDLAGQAGVPAPPYDEAAFHGLAPDRQDELLLDLLEGAGLVPAGIREDMRDRIRVFEANTRALLRHRPGPVDARLVLLSAQQQPRRPKTRPWRVLARRGFELHTVPGDHHTMLRQPHLTTLAESLRGILERLSQS